A window of Leptolyngbyaceae cyanobacterium contains these coding sequences:
- a CDS encoding DUF4126 domain-containing protein: protein MDIFLGICIGISLSAACGLRVFVPPLVMSIAALSGHLTLSPGFEWIGSYEALTAFAIATGIEVLGYYIPWVDHLLDMLATPIAIATGTTITAAFFSHSDPLLQWTVAVIAGGGSAGIVEGLTNITRLISTGTTGGIANPVLATIELVSSIILSILGIIVPIFTVVLVAVLLGFGVTRFWVLRGRGSASAIAPTE, encoded by the coding sequence ATGGATATTTTCTTGGGAATTTGCATAGGAATTAGTTTAAGTGCTGCCTGTGGTTTGCGGGTATTTGTACCGCCTTTGGTAATGAGTATTGCCGCACTTTCCGGACATTTAACATTATCGCCGGGGTTTGAGTGGATCGGTAGTTATGAGGCGCTGACGGCATTTGCGATCGCAACTGGCATCGAAGTATTGGGATACTACATTCCTTGGGTGGATCATCTATTAGATATGCTAGCTACACCAATTGCGATCGCAACTGGTACTACCATCACTGCCGCTTTCTTTTCCCATAGCGATCCCTTACTTCAGTGGACTGTAGCGGTAATTGCAGGCGGCGGTTCTGCTGGCATCGTGGAAGGTTTAACTAATATCACGCGACTGATTTCTACTGGCACAACTGGGGGAATTGCCAATCCAGTTTTAGCAACAATTGAATTAGTAAGTTCGATTATTTTATCAATTTTGGGCATAATTGTACCGATATTTACAGTTGTTTTGGTGGCGGTTTTGTTGGGGTTTGGAGTAACGAGGTTTTGGGTGTTGCGGGGGAGAGGGAGTGCTTCTGCGATCGCGCCGACAGAGTAA
- a CDS encoding Uma2 family endonuclease — translation MDSPTIALPPTLKLKIDLTDEQYFQMCQNNRDLKFERTAKGVLLIMPPTGGETGNRNADLTFQVQGWSRQNNLGKAFDSNTGFKLPNGADRSPDASWVKIARWNALTPEQREKFIPLCPDFVVELRSPSDSLTELREKMQEYIENGAKLGWLIDRKNQRVEIYRPNQEVEIIENPVTLSGEDVLPGFVLDLNPIML, via the coding sequence ATGGACTCCCCTACAATTGCTTTACCTCCTACCCTCAAATTGAAAATCGATTTAACTGACGAACAGTATTTCCAAATGTGTCAAAACAACCGCGATTTAAAATTTGAGCGCACAGCCAAAGGAGTATTACTAATTATGCCACCCACCGGAGGAGAAACTGGCAACCGGAATGCCGATTTAACTTTTCAAGTTCAAGGCTGGAGTCGTCAGAATAATCTAGGTAAAGCCTTCGATTCTAATACTGGGTTTAAACTTCCCAATGGAGCCGATCGATCTCCCGATGCTTCTTGGGTAAAAATCGCTCGATGGAATGCTTTAACTCCCGAACAACGAGAAAAATTTATTCCTCTTTGTCCTGATTTTGTAGTCGAGTTACGCTCTCCTAGCGATAGTCTAACAGAATTGCGAGAAAAGATGCAAGAATATATCGAAAATGGTGCGAAATTGGGTTGGTTAATCGATCGAAAAAATCAGCGCGTAGAAATTTATCGCCCAAATCAAGAAGTAGAAATAATCGAAAATCCTGTTACTCTTTCTGGTGAAGATGTGTTACCTGGTTTTGTTTTGGATCTCAATCCAATTATGTTGTAA